A stretch of the Photobacterium sp. CCB-ST2H9 genome encodes the following:
- a CDS encoding universal stress protein codes for MTYQHILVAVDLSEDSHILVSKGAALARTLNAKLSLIHIDTNYAELYTGLIDINLAEAQFRMADNAKEQLQELAKKAEHPVTHTFVGSGDLSDEICNIIKESDVDLMICGHHQDFWSKILSSTKQLINHTPVDLLMVPLH; via the coding sequence ATGACCTATCAACATATTTTGGTTGCGGTTGATTTATCTGAAGACAGTCACATTCTGGTCAGCAAAGGCGCAGCACTGGCGCGGACACTCAATGCCAAGCTGTCGTTGATCCACATTGATACCAACTATGCCGAACTCTACACCGGTCTGATTGATATCAATCTGGCTGAAGCTCAGTTCCGTATGGCCGATAATGCGAAGGAACAGCTGCAGGAGCTGGCTAAAAAAGCAGAACATCCGGTCACGCATACCTTTGTCGGCAGCGGTGATCTGAGCGATGAAATCTGCAATATCATCAAAGAGTCGGATGTTGACCTGATGATCTGCGGCCACCATCAGGATTTCTGGAGCAAAATCCTCTCCTCCACCAAGCAACTGATCAACCACACCCCGGTTGACCTGCTAATGGTCCCGCTACACTAA
- the ftnA gene encoding non-heme ferritin, which yields MLAQAMVDKLNEQINLEFFSSNLYLQMSAWCEDKGFEGAAEFLRMHAAEEMQHMQRLFTYVSETGAMPILGSIEAPQHEFGSLGEVFRATYEHERLITGCINKLAHVAFTTQDYSTFNFLQWYVAEQHEEEKLFKGILDKIELVGEDGKALFFIDKDLAAMAKQESSSVMGQQAG from the coding sequence ATGCTAGCTCAAGCAATGGTTGATAAACTGAACGAACAAATCAACTTGGAGTTCTTTTCATCAAACCTGTACTTGCAGATGAGTGCCTGGTGTGAAGATAAGGGCTTTGAAGGAGCGGCAGAGTTTCTCCGCATGCATGCGGCAGAAGAAATGCAACATATGCAGCGTTTGTTTACCTATGTAAGCGAGACGGGTGCGATGCCGATTCTGGGCAGCATTGAAGCACCGCAGCATGAGTTTGGTTCTCTGGGTGAAGTGTTCCGCGCCACTTACGAACATGAGCGTCTGATCACTGGATGTATTAATAAGCTGGCACATGTCGCTTTCACCACTCAGGACTACTCAACCTTTAACTTCTTGCAGTGGTATGTTGCAGAACAACACGAAGAAGAGAAACTGTTCAAAGGTATTCTGGACAAGATCGAACTGGTTGGTGAAGACGGTAAAGCTCTGTTCTTCATCGATAAAGATCTTGCCGCCATGGCGAAGCAGGAATCCAGCTCTGTCATGGGTCAGCAGGCCGGCTGA
- the uspB gene encoding universal stress protein UspB: MFSGDAILMALFLVAIINISRYVSTLKTLLVVMRECDPLLYQQVDGRGFFSSQGNVNKQIRLFHYIRSQQYQKHHDEIFMAKCEKVRKLFVLASTSLMVFLITIFVVAYLGI; this comes from the coding sequence ATGTTTAGTGGCGATGCAATCCTCATGGCACTGTTTTTAGTGGCCATTATCAACATTTCTCGTTACGTCAGTACGCTGAAAACCTTGCTGGTGGTCATGCGTGAATGCGATCCGCTCTTATATCAGCAGGTTGACGGCCGGGGCTTTTTCTCCTCTCAGGGGAATGTGAACAAGCAGATCCGGCTCTTCCACTATATCCGCAGTCAGCAGTACCAGAAGCATCATGATGAAATATTCATGGCCAAGTGCGAAAAGGTACGCAAGCTGTTTGTTCTCGCCAGCACCAGCCTGATGGTTTTCCTGATTACCATCTTCGTGGTCGCCTATCTCGGTATCTGA
- a CDS encoding NAD(P)/FAD-dependent oxidoreductase, whose amino-acid sequence MAEKFDVVVIGAGAAGLMCAAEAGKRGRSVLVVDHGKKPGRKILISGGGRCNFTNYDVTAGNYVCRNPHFAKSALAQYTQWDFIAMVSKYEIAYEERDHGQLFCLDSAKDIVEMLLKECDLPTVQQRYRCDVHDITQTDDGFTLMLNTDTVHCESLVIATGGLSMPKLGATPFGYQVAEQFGLKMVPTTAGLVPFTLHVEDKDAFADLSGIAVPAVVTAEDGTSFKENILFTHRGLSGPAILQISSYWKPGQAVSIDLLPTLSLDETLQAMRDKHPNQSLKNSLSRLLPKRLIEAMLERGDIEDKPLKQLNPKEVQALHDYFHQWRIAPNGTEGYRTAEVTLGGVDTDGLSSKTMEAKTVPGLYFVGEVMDVSGWLGGYNFQWAWSSGFVAGQHV is encoded by the coding sequence ATGGCAGAGAAGTTTGATGTAGTGGTGATTGGCGCTGGTGCCGCCGGGCTGATGTGTGCCGCTGAGGCGGGTAAGCGCGGGCGCTCTGTCTTAGTCGTGGATCACGGGAAGAAGCCGGGCCGGAAAATCCTGATCTCCGGTGGTGGTCGCTGCAACTTCACCAACTACGATGTGACGGCCGGGAACTATGTCTGCCGCAACCCGCATTTTGCCAAGTCTGCACTGGCCCAGTATACCCAGTGGGATTTCATCGCCATGGTGTCTAAATATGAGATTGCCTATGAAGAGCGTGACCATGGCCAGCTGTTCTGTCTGGATTCTGCTAAAGACATTGTGGAGATGCTGCTCAAAGAATGCGACCTGCCAACGGTTCAGCAGCGTTACCGCTGCGATGTGCATGACATTACCCAAACCGATGACGGCTTCACCCTGATGCTTAATACCGACACCGTGCACTGTGAATCTCTGGTGATCGCGACCGGCGGCCTGTCGATGCCGAAACTGGGTGCGACGCCTTTCGGTTATCAGGTCGCGGAGCAGTTTGGTCTCAAGATGGTGCCGACCACGGCCGGACTGGTCCCGTTCACGCTGCATGTCGAAGATAAAGACGCTTTTGCTGATCTGTCCGGGATTGCCGTGCCTGCGGTCGTCACCGCAGAAGACGGCACCAGTTTTAAAGAAAACATCCTCTTTACACACCGGGGCCTGTCTGGCCCGGCAATTTTGCAGATCTCGTCTTACTGGAAACCGGGGCAGGCGGTCTCGATTGATTTGCTGCCGACGCTGAGTCTGGATGAAACCCTGCAGGCTATGCGCGACAAGCATCCGAACCAGAGCCTGAAGAATTCTCTGTCCCGACTGCTACCGAAACGTCTGATCGAAGCCATGCTTGAACGTGGTGATATTGAAGACAAGCCACTCAAGCAACTGAACCCGAAAGAGGTGCAGGCACTTCACGATTATTTCCATCAGTGGCGAATTGCCCCGAACGGTACCGAAGGTTACCGCACTGCTGAAGTCACCCTCGGCGGCGTGGATACCGACGGCCTGTCGTCGAAAACCATGGAAGCCAAAACGGTGCCGGGATTATATTTTGTCGGCGAAGTGATGGATGTCAGCGGCTGGCTTGGTGGCTACAACTTCCAATGGGCCTGGAGTTCTGGTTTTGTCGCCGGTCAGCATGTGTGA
- a CDS encoding TnsA endonuclease N-terminal domain-containing protein — translation MAGRRKLEKLADFKRALKQSYGLGEGASYTPWIRVQDVKSHGHSGKIEGLKSGRSHHTLSEQESCFFYLAEFSDSVIDIRELFPLLPLSLSLKIAQSLGIEHPKHPVTKDPVIMTTDFLLTCSDGQRVWYEAVCVKPREKLSDKRTAEKLDIERVWWELLGVPFHIFYLSELNQIKSKNIQWITDAKRKKYPSTPNEFRDVAKRLLTIGTMQLNEICETFSHEIGISQDDALILLKSLLADKEVTVDLSRPIVLSGMIEIMEIKIDGNSKQHAAS, via the coding sequence GTGGCTGGACGAAGAAAACTTGAGAAGCTCGCTGACTTCAAGCGAGCTTTGAAACAGAGTTATGGTTTAGGTGAGGGAGCCAGTTATACACCTTGGATAAGAGTTCAAGATGTTAAATCTCATGGTCATAGCGGTAAGATTGAAGGATTAAAATCAGGTCGAAGTCACCATACCCTATCGGAACAAGAGTCGTGTTTTTTCTACTTGGCTGAGTTTTCTGATTCAGTTATAGACATCCGGGAGCTGTTTCCTTTGCTTCCTCTCTCCCTCTCATTAAAAATCGCTCAATCACTTGGTATTGAGCACCCGAAACACCCTGTCACCAAAGATCCTGTCATCATGACCACCGATTTCCTTTTAACCTGTAGTGATGGTCAAAGGGTTTGGTATGAAGCTGTATGTGTTAAACCAAGAGAAAAACTGTCTGACAAAAGAACAGCCGAAAAACTAGATATAGAGCGGGTGTGGTGGGAGTTGCTTGGCGTCCCTTTTCACATATTTTATCTATCGGAGCTTAATCAGATTAAGTCCAAGAATATTCAATGGATTACAGACGCTAAACGCAAGAAATACCCATCAACACCGAATGAATTTAGAGATGTGGCCAAACGTCTGTTGACGATCGGAACTATGCAATTGAATGAAATCTGTGAAACATTTTCTCATGAAATTGGCATTTCGCAAGATGATGCCTTGATTTTGTTAAAGTCTCTGTTGGCTGACAAAGAAGTAACAGTTGACCTGTCTCGCCCTATCGTCCTATCAGGGATGATTGAAATCATGGAAATCAAGATAGATGGAAATTCAAAGCAACATGCAGCAAGTTGA
- a CDS encoding transposase has product MEIQSNMQQVELNSVWQIESLDGLNDGLYRVLQQHTADRIIILFPLVESKALQRPIKLAFELFSEAIKVGKAQQSLYELPYYQLQSEDDISESHLAKRNEKYSLIVDLVSSSDFLLNLVDQPRSTLVSQHAKANNTYVQNIYRSLNLYWKYGQERNALLPSYKNSGGRGKTRAAGKVKRGSPVQLSSPSIDAPIGVNTTEADKALFLKAMKRFGLKGEKIRYSRVYDKMLKEYYADELIASESESRDARVPNYRAFVYWVKKLIPAHTLIRKQTNQGDFERNRRSLKGAATDHTEVPGSCFELDATVLDVHIVSDFQRNHVLGRPTVYCVVDKESRMIVGLHVSMEYASWRAGRQALINSFTSKKGYCAEFGIEIDETDWPCHHIPQRLLCDRGEFICKDAENLAVPLIGHLSIAPPYRAELKGIVEHRFNILNEKLVHELLGTTKGRHYIRGDRDPRLDAALTLRDVTKLLIDAVLEHNSSIFKDLAKQSTLLIESGLPPTPFNYWNLHVKAQKHALSRADEAHVRARLLPATKVTMTGKGIRLNDQMYYDSGHPSFDSWKVIARNHGSWPLDALIDHDNSSFIYVRLEEESGFTRCKLMKESANFSHRHQADILYFEDWLKLEQKKARPTAKSIERHQRRNQTIQNAKEEAALAPSLSSKSERTKGMKARRREAILAQRLEDGDTQSSLTEQNMESGSSGEYIDNKKKKVISMLKRKKVNDNEM; this is encoded by the coding sequence ATGGAAATTCAAAGCAACATGCAGCAAGTTGAGCTAAATAGTGTTTGGCAAATTGAAAGCTTGGATGGTCTCAATGATGGCCTATACCGAGTTTTACAGCAGCATACAGCGGATCGCATTATCATCTTGTTTCCTTTGGTCGAATCAAAGGCTTTGCAACGGCCAATCAAACTAGCTTTTGAGCTTTTTAGTGAGGCAATAAAAGTCGGTAAAGCTCAGCAAAGCCTGTATGAATTGCCTTATTACCAACTGCAATCTGAAGATGATATTTCAGAGAGTCATCTCGCCAAAAGAAATGAGAAATACTCACTGATCGTAGACTTAGTTTCTTCTTCTGATTTTTTACTTAATCTAGTTGACCAACCTCGCAGTACCTTGGTTTCGCAGCACGCAAAGGCGAACAACACATATGTACAGAATATATATAGATCACTGAATCTCTACTGGAAGTATGGCCAAGAGAGAAATGCACTTTTACCAAGCTACAAGAACTCAGGAGGGAGAGGGAAAACTAGGGCTGCTGGTAAAGTAAAACGTGGCTCACCAGTACAGTTATCAAGTCCTAGTATAGATGCTCCTATAGGAGTGAATACTACCGAAGCTGATAAGGCTTTGTTTCTTAAAGCAATGAAGCGGTTCGGTCTCAAAGGTGAAAAAATCCGATACAGCCGAGTCTATGACAAAATGCTCAAAGAATACTATGCAGATGAATTAATCGCTTCGGAATCTGAGTCTAGAGATGCAAGAGTGCCAAATTATAGAGCATTTGTTTATTGGGTTAAGAAACTAATCCCAGCACATACATTGATTCGTAAGCAGACCAATCAGGGTGATTTTGAACGAAATCGACGTAGTTTGAAGGGGGCCGCGACTGATCATACAGAAGTTCCTGGTAGTTGCTTTGAACTGGATGCAACGGTTTTAGATGTTCATATTGTTTCGGACTTTCAGAGGAATCATGTTTTAGGTAGGCCAACAGTTTACTGTGTGGTGGATAAAGAGAGTCGGATGATAGTGGGGCTTCATGTTTCAATGGAGTACGCTTCATGGAGAGCGGGACGACAGGCTTTAATTAACAGTTTTACTTCAAAGAAAGGGTATTGTGCTGAGTTTGGTATTGAAATAGATGAAACGGATTGGCCATGTCATCATATCCCTCAGCGGTTACTTTGTGACCGAGGAGAGTTCATTTGCAAAGATGCCGAGAACCTCGCGGTACCACTGATTGGTCACTTGAGTATTGCGCCGCCTTACCGAGCTGAGTTGAAAGGGATAGTTGAGCATCGCTTCAATATTTTGAATGAAAAGCTAGTTCATGAACTGTTGGGGACAACTAAGGGGCGACACTATATTAGAGGTGATAGAGACCCGAGATTAGATGCAGCATTAACACTTAGGGACGTAACGAAGCTACTTATTGATGCAGTATTGGAGCATAACAGCTCAATATTTAAAGACTTGGCCAAGCAGAGCACGTTACTTATAGAATCAGGACTTCCTCCAACCCCCTTTAATTATTGGAATCTACATGTGAAAGCGCAGAAGCATGCTTTGAGTAGAGCAGATGAAGCGCATGTTCGCGCTCGTCTTTTACCTGCCACTAAAGTAACCATGACGGGTAAAGGTATTAGACTTAATGACCAAATGTACTACGACTCGGGTCACCCTAGTTTTGATAGTTGGAAGGTCATTGCTAGAAATCATGGGTCATGGCCTCTCGATGCACTGATTGATCATGATAACTCTAGCTTTATATATGTCAGGCTTGAAGAAGAAAGCGGTTTTACACGGTGTAAGTTGATGAAAGAATCAGCTAACTTTTCCCATAGGCACCAAGCAGATATTTTGTATTTTGAAGATTGGCTTAAATTAGAGCAGAAAAAAGCCAGACCAACAGCGAAGTCGATAGAGCGTCACCAGAGAAGAAATCAGACTATCCAAAATGCAAAAGAGGAAGCTGCATTAGCTCCATCACTTAGCTCAAAATCTGAGAGAACAAAGGGCATGAAAGCGAGAAGGCGGGAAGCTATTCTCGCACAAAGGCTTGAGGATGGTGACACTCAATCTAGTCTGACAGAGCAGAATATGGAATCTGGTTCATCGGGTGAGTATATTGATAATAAAAAGAAAAAAGTAATATCGATGCTAAAGCGAAAAAAGGTTAATGATAATGAGATGTGA
- a CDS encoding TnsD family Tn7-like transposition protein encodes MFVTRAFDDELLFGRLVRHFCLLGESSSQFTEKVLASSRHTFHPTLTVGVSKLSSLLRDSESKLLYEQTLAPLFFFFLPQHSHELRKSLLNNDGNKALWESQLASFGQGSTVYLKWCHQCAIEDISNHGVAYWHRSHQICGISTCYKHRELLQVTRLNSRQKLERGLFPPLTSPPESSPLDVEVKVATYSYSLLKILSKEMKPFNWAQAYRNRLDELGYVTRGNHVRRQVLFKDFFNYAHPFADYGDNPLPKHIRDYRYLSELLLSMSSHHPFRHLLFGSWLFERAEDIFDYDVVKTTVATQETVSKSKDIERQCLALLKQGESMAEVYRITGKSRSYLKRIALLNGVPIKLKPRMLTNGIKDKIIKLATLSMHRKSISEICGVGIGSVEQVISSKNGLVEWRKRCHFESKRRRCRLELLRYVAVNSSSLRRDIKSKCNAAFFWLYHHDKKWLEGILPQATKPIGFGKFL; translated from the coding sequence ATGTTTGTTACACGCGCATTTGATGATGAGTTACTCTTTGGACGATTAGTTCGTCATTTTTGTTTATTAGGTGAGTCTTCAAGCCAATTTACTGAAAAAGTTTTAGCGTCTTCTAGGCATACGTTTCACCCTACGTTGACTGTAGGGGTATCGAAGCTATCCTCATTACTAAGAGATAGCGAATCTAAGCTTCTATATGAGCAAACTCTTGCGCCACTCTTCTTCTTTTTTTTACCTCAGCACTCACACGAGTTGCGAAAATCACTTCTGAATAATGATGGGAATAAGGCTTTGTGGGAAAGCCAGCTTGCTTCCTTTGGGCAAGGTAGTACAGTTTATCTGAAATGGTGCCATCAATGTGCCATTGAGGACATTTCCAATCATGGCGTTGCGTATTGGCACCGAAGTCATCAGATTTGTGGTATATCCACATGCTACAAGCATCGAGAGTTGCTGCAAGTAACTCGATTGAATTCAAGACAAAAGCTTGAACGAGGTTTGTTCCCTCCGCTAACAAGCCCACCTGAATCAAGCCCTTTAGACGTTGAAGTCAAGGTTGCCACCTATAGTTACAGCTTGTTAAAAATCTTGAGCAAGGAAATGAAGCCTTTTAATTGGGCGCAAGCATATCGTAATAGATTGGATGAGCTTGGGTATGTTACTCGTGGTAACCATGTAAGAAGGCAAGTGCTCTTCAAGGACTTCTTTAACTATGCTCATCCGTTTGCTGATTATGGTGACAATCCGTTACCAAAGCATATTCGAGACTATAGATATTTATCAGAACTATTACTTTCGATGAGCAGCCATCACCCATTTCGACATCTTTTATTTGGTTCGTGGCTATTTGAGCGTGCAGAAGATATTTTTGACTATGATGTCGTGAAAACAACAGTTGCAACGCAGGAGACTGTTAGTAAAAGTAAAGATATAGAACGTCAATGTCTTGCACTACTAAAGCAAGGCGAATCAATGGCTGAGGTCTATCGTATCACAGGAAAAAGCCGTTCTTACTTAAAGCGGATAGCTTTGCTAAATGGCGTGCCGATCAAACTAAAGCCAAGAATGTTAACCAATGGTATCAAAGATAAGATAATTAAATTAGCAACGCTATCAATGCATAGAAAGAGTATTTCCGAAATCTGTGGTGTTGGTATCGGTTCGGTAGAGCAAGTGATCTCTAGCAAGAATGGGCTTGTTGAGTGGAGAAAGCGTTGTCACTTTGAGTCTAAGCGACGTCGATGTAGGTTGGAGCTATTGCGTTATGTTGCCGTCAATTCGTCGTCACTCAGACGGGATATTAAATCTAAGTGTAATGCTGCTTTCTTCTGGCTTTACCATCATGACAAAAAATGGCTTGAGGGGATATTGCCTCAAGCCACGAAGCCGATAGGGTTTGGTAAGTTTCTCTGA
- a CDS encoding S-4TM family putative pore-forming effector: protein MTNIIANQKSTEAIEAGTAFRFAYKKAKAWKTAIWSTTLLFAVVQTVASAYIFSNGTPEIDPTPYVVSLLLASVFAGSFGKLQVTKWIDIGCTLQRLHDYLVMAVGVRPTHIELPKSKIIELSQKQIRNTPSDKQELENWWSTSLDTVPFSVAKVIATYSTFAWESELRKKYQALLTALLAASIVSPIVLALLLNYTISQSIIFTIAPFTPFISVLLDEWITNRQNLNIANDLTKECHTSWRNIVTGKLSVDEIEEVTEQHMNFWQSFRQSATPIFEWIYNYSQRQMEMNMVIDTKELVKQYQDTL, encoded by the coding sequence ATGACAAATATCATAGCTAATCAGAAAAGTACTGAGGCCATTGAGGCTGGCACAGCATTTCGCTTTGCCTACAAAAAAGCAAAAGCTTGGAAAACAGCAATATGGTCAACTACATTGCTGTTTGCTGTCGTACAAACAGTAGCGTCAGCGTACATTTTTTCCAACGGCACCCCAGAGATAGATCCTACACCTTATGTTGTGAGTTTACTTCTAGCATCAGTCTTCGCAGGCAGCTTTGGTAAGCTGCAAGTTACAAAATGGATCGATATAGGTTGTACGCTTCAACGTTTGCATGATTATTTAGTTATGGCTGTCGGAGTAAGACCCACCCATATCGAACTCCCAAAAAGCAAAATCATTGAGTTGAGTCAGAAACAGATTCGCAATACACCAAGCGACAAACAGGAACTTGAAAACTGGTGGTCGACTTCACTGGACACAGTACCGTTCTCTGTTGCAAAAGTAATAGCGACGTACTCAACTTTTGCATGGGAAAGTGAACTTCGTAAGAAGTATCAAGCATTGTTAACCGCTCTTTTAGCTGCAAGTATAGTAAGTCCAATTGTCTTAGCCCTACTCCTGAACTACACAATATCCCAATCAATCATATTTACTATTGCACCATTTACGCCCTTTATCTCCGTGCTTCTAGATGAGTGGATAACGAATAGGCAAAATTTAAACATCGCTAATGACTTAACTAAAGAATGTCACACCTCTTGGCGAAACATTGTAACTGGCAAGTTATCAGTGGATGAAATCGAAGAGGTGACTGAACAACATATGAATTTTTGGCAAAGCTTCCGCCAATCCGCAACACCAATTTTTGAGTGGATATACAATTATTCTCAGCGTCAAATGGAGATGAATATGGTCATTGATACCAAAGAATTAGTAAAACAATATCAAGACACTCTATAA
- a CDS encoding nucleotidyltransferase — protein MPTTVNSAFNQFMADNVNIDSKKTTTARSSRDYLKGQVKGLTDFFPLYSDKDINFGSFARRTKIRPLDDIDMIFTLSAHGCTWEESFDGTVYINTPTESPEYKNFRHDYSYRLNSRKVINQFVSKLTELNHYSKAELHRNQNAATLKLTSYDWNFDIVPAFFTTEDADGKTFYIIPDGNGHWIKTDPRLDSQRVTDINQQCGGHVLNAIRAIKYWQRRATMPSMSSYLLENLVLNYFAEKGEASLFVDINIINVLQYIKDNIWWNVNDPKGIQGNLNTLSWDEKTKISRKAEKDFNTALAAREFEKEEDHKKAIGEWRKVFGNDFPQYG, from the coding sequence ATGCCGACAACTGTAAATTCTGCGTTTAATCAATTTATGGCTGACAACGTCAATATTGATAGTAAGAAAACAACCACAGCGCGTTCCAGCCGAGATTATTTGAAAGGGCAAGTAAAAGGGCTAACTGATTTCTTTCCGCTTTACAGCGATAAGGATATCAATTTTGGTTCTTTTGCGAGACGAACGAAAATTCGTCCCTTGGATGATATAGATATGATTTTCACACTGTCGGCACATGGCTGCACATGGGAAGAGAGTTTTGACGGTACTGTATACATCAATACACCGACTGAATCCCCTGAATATAAGAACTTTCGCCATGACTACTCATATCGCCTCAACTCGCGTAAGGTCATCAATCAGTTTGTTAGCAAATTGACTGAACTGAATCACTATAGCAAAGCAGAACTACACAGAAATCAAAACGCAGCAACACTTAAACTAACAAGTTATGACTGGAATTTTGACATTGTTCCAGCCTTTTTTACCACTGAAGATGCCGACGGAAAAACCTTTTACATCATTCCTGACGGCAACGGTCACTGGATAAAGACAGACCCAAGACTAGATAGCCAGCGAGTCACTGACATCAATCAGCAATGTGGTGGTCATGTTCTTAATGCGATCCGAGCAATTAAATACTGGCAACGTAGAGCGACGATGCCTTCAATGTCGTCTTATCTCTTAGAGAATTTGGTTCTTAATTATTTTGCGGAAAAAGGCGAAGCAAGCCTGTTCGTCGACATCAACATCATCAATGTCCTTCAATACATAAAGGACAACATTTGGTGGAATGTTAATGATCCAAAAGGAATTCAAGGAAATTTGAACACTTTATCTTGGGATGAAAAGACTAAAATTTCGCGAAAGGCGGAAAAAGATTTTAATACAGCCCTAGCAGCCCGCGAGTTTGAGAAAGAAGAAGACCACAAAAAAGCAATTGGAGAGTGGCGCAAGGTGTTTGGTAACGACTTCCCACAATATGGATAA
- a CDS encoding restriction endonuclease subunit S, with protein MLVTLKEIAVIRSGHPFRGSIEEALEGNGYVIQTRDQSVDGKISWSKLVRADVAGRKEPEWLQAGDVIFAARGIRNLASWVSEGDLSVLELPVICSPHYFQIRLNSTITLLPEFLAWQLNQSVAQRHFQQSAEGTMQVSIRRSVLEETPITIPPLETQRKVLSLSQRAHREEQIYQELIQLRRMEMQAIANQVLNEQSKNKR; from the coding sequence TTGCTTGTAACACTAAAAGAAATCGCGGTAATTCGGTCAGGTCACCCTTTTCGAGGTTCGATAGAAGAAGCTTTAGAGGGGAACGGTTATGTCATTCAAACTCGAGACCAAAGCGTAGATGGGAAAATAAGTTGGTCGAAGCTTGTTCGTGCCGATGTTGCTGGGCGAAAAGAGCCTGAATGGCTTCAAGCGGGCGACGTAATATTTGCGGCGCGTGGAATAAGAAACCTTGCATCTTGGGTATCAGAAGGCGATTTGAGCGTGCTAGAGCTACCAGTGATCTGCTCGCCGCACTATTTTCAGATTCGCTTGAACTCCACAATAACGCTATTGCCAGAGTTTCTTGCATGGCAACTCAATCAATCGGTCGCACAACGTCATTTTCAGCAATCTGCCGAGGGTACAATGCAAGTGAGTATTCGACGTTCGGTACTAGAGGAAACGCCAATCACAATTCCGCCATTAGAAACGCAGCGAAAAGTGCTGTCGTTAAGCCAGCGAGCACATCGAGAAGAGCAAATATACCAAGAGTTAATCCAGTTACGACGGATGGAGATGCAAGCCATCGCCAATCAAGTTTTAAACGAACAATCAAAAAATAAGAGATAG